In one Culex quinquefasciatus strain JHB chromosome 2, VPISU_Cqui_1.0_pri_paternal, whole genome shotgun sequence genomic region, the following are encoded:
- the LOC6035772 gene encoding probable protein S-acyltransferase 23, with protein MENGNFHGNFMENDDDGHPHPAHPAEDVTPTQDSNLLDSTEILIQSSMDDIFDVIKAGELSEVENLVEKVGPEALSARDKHGYTPAHWAALDGNVEMMRYLVERNAPVDLPCLGTQGPRPIHWACRKGHAAVVQVLLQAGVAVNAADFKGLTPLMTACMYGRTATAAYLLGMGAQNHLTDINGDTALHWAAYKGHADLIRLLLYSGVDLQKTDNFGSTPLHLACLSGNLQCVKILCEKRNLELEPRDKNGKTPLMLAQSHRNNDVVKLLHNEIKKKSRWMPPISELWSLLFGGAGASKGPLILFLFSVLLWGYPMYMIRCIPITWNVLRRSHYCFIYWNAVMWISWVIANRRDPGYIPLNSDTYYRAIKQIPYFDKWKKRNVILSRLCHSCRCLRPLRAKHCRICNRCVSYFDHHCPFIYNCVGLRNRMWFLLFVLSVAINCSFTIYFACYCVMIEGFSLLYVLGLVEAFVFCGLGWILTCTSILHACMNLTTNEMFNYKRYPYLRDKRGRYQNPFSRGPILNLFEFFVCLPDRQDELQDFMQDENL; from the exons ATGGAAAACGGCAACTTTCACGGCAATTTTAtggaaaacgacgacgacggacaCCCGCATCCGGCGCATCCGGCCGAAGATGTGACTCCGACGCAGGATAGTAATTTGTTGGACAGTACGGAGATACTGATCCAGAGCAGTATGGATGATATATTTGATGTGATTAAGGCGGGGGAGCTTTCGGAGGTGGAGAACTTGGTGGAGAAGGTCGGTCCGGAGGCGTTGAGTGCTCGTGACAAGCATGGGTACACTCCGGCGCATTGGGCTGCATTGGATGGTAATGTGGAGATGATGCGATATCTGGTTGAACGTAACGCGCCTGTGGATTTGCCATGCTTGGGTACGCAAGGTCCGCGGCCGATTCATTGGGCCTGTCGTAAGGGTCATGCTGCGGTGGTGCAGGTTCTGCTTCAGGCTGGAGTTGCTGTAAATGCTGCGGACTTTAAAGGATTGACTCCGTTGATGACCGCTTGCATGTATGGACGAACTGCTACAGCGGCTTATCTGTTGGGAATGGGAGCCCAGAACCATCTGACAGATATCAACGGGGATACTGCATTGCATTGGGCAGCTTACAAGGGTCACGCCGACCTGATCCGTCTGCTGTTGTACTCTGGAGTAGATTTACAAAAAACGGATAACTTTGGATCAACACCGCTGCATCTAGCTTGTCTTTCGGGTAACTTGCAGTGCGTTAAAATTTTGTGTGAAAAGCGAAACTTGGAGCTGGAACCGAGGGATAAAAACGGCAAGACTCCGTTGATGTTGGCCCAGAGTCACCGAAACAACGACGTGGTCAAGTTGCTGCATAACGAGATCAAGAAGAAGTCTCGCTGGATGCCACCGATCTCGGAGCTCTGGAGTCTGCTTTTTGGTGGAGCTGGAGCTTCAAAGGGACCGTTGATCTTGTTTTTGTTCTCTGTACTGTTGTGGGGCTATCCGATGTACATGATTCGG TGCATCCCAATAACTTGGAACGTATTGCGTCGTTCGCACTACTGCTTCATCTACTGGAATGCAGTCATGTGGATCAGCTGGGTTATTGCAAATCGTCGTGATCCTGGTTACATCCCACTAAACTCCGATACGTATTACCGCGCCATCAAGCAGATTCCGTACTTTGACAAGTGGAAGAAGCGTAACGTGATTCTGTCGAGACTTTGCCACAGCTGTCGATGCCTGCGGCCGTTGCGGGCCAAGCACTGCCGAATCTGTAACCGCTGTGTCTCCTACTTCGATCACCACTGTCCGTTCATATATAACTGCGTCGGACTACGAAACCGGATGTGGTTCCTTCTGTTTGTTCTGAGCGTGGCGATCAACTGTTCATTTACCATCTACTTTGCCTGCTATTGCGTCATGATCGAGGGATTCAGCCTACTTTACGTACTCGGTTTAGTCGAAGCATTCGTTTTCTGCGGTTTAGGATGGATCTTAACTTGTACTTCA ATCCTCCACGCCTGCATGAACCTGACCACGAACGAGATGTTCAACTACAAGCGCTACCCGTACCTGCGGGACAAACGCGGCCGCTACCAGAACCCCTTCTCCCGCGGTCCCATCCTGAACCTGTTCGAGTTCTTCGTGTGCCTGCCGGACCGCCAGGACGAGCTGCAGGACTTTATGCAGGACGAGAACCTTTGA
- the LOC6035774 gene encoding engulfment and cell motility protein 1: MLPKAKMPALARDSHVVKIAVEFESGIPQLIEFDQRTPLSSIIEGLCSFWVINDSESYALRFADANNYVTEKNRHDVKNGSVLKMVFSPSKTAGEILAKLQGGKLDEMTRVLADLPGLSADITFALEFIKEHGLNLIITIIEDTGYPVNILKMALSSFVKLMDHGTISWDILQPSFISRNISFLNGSFNAEIVQSALSILENIVQNSSNFALVEKDVTLEVLLKLLQDAPSHNTIALINALFIKADNAKRQNIAATFSCKQYRSIINSVITTNTGAEISHQLYVLQTLTLGLLEQRMKTPIDAQDPDGQEKIKELRRIAFEAEGIDPIPDVTARRAHGSSYSTYYKKLGFKCDINPAQDFLETPPGVLALDCMVYFARNYTQSYTKVVHENSCRADEHECPFGRTSIELVKVLCDILRIGESPSEHGQEFHPMFFTHDHPFEEFFCICIVVLNKSWKDMRATTEDFVKVFSVVREQITRSITGRPASLEDFRNKINTFTYNTITQLRQQERTSREECESTASAIVSLKEKITPEIMSLIKEQRLGYLVVGTRFSKYNGGKRERDKYWYARLSPNLKVIHYGDCDEKNVPTLEELNSKLPVIDIRQMLVGKECPHMKEMRAKKSTFPLGFSLVTESSDQQTLDFVAPDETTFNYWTDGINALLGAAMVSKQKDDDFETLLSMEIKLRLLDTEGVDISKDPPPIPPEPDNYDFCFDS; the protein is encoded by the coding sequence atgttacCGAAAGCCAAGATGCCAGCGCTCGCACGGGACAGTCACGTGGTGAAGATTGCGGTGGAGTTCGAGTCCGGAATCCCGCAGCTGATTGAGTTTGACCAGCGGACCCCTTTGTCGTCGATAATCGAAGGTTTGTGTTCGTTCTGGGTGATTAATGATTCGGAATCGTACGCGTTGCGGTTTGCGGACGCTAATAATTACGTTACGGAGAAGAACCGACACGACGTGAAGAATGGTTCCGTGCTGAAGATGGTCTTTTCGCCGTCGAAAACGGCGGGGGAGATTCTGGCCAAGTTGCAGGGAGGGAAGCTGGACGAGATGACCAGGGTGTTGGCCGATTTGCCAGGGCTTAGTGCGGACATTACGTTTGCGTTGGAGTTTATCAAGGAGCACGGGCTGAACTTGATTATTACGATTATTGAGGACACCGGATATCCggttaacattttgaaaatggccTTGTCTTCGTTTGTCAAGCTGATGGACCATGGCACGATTTCGTGGGACATTCTGCAGCCGTCGTTTATATCGCGAAACATTTCCTTCCTGAATGGGAGCTTTAACGCGGAGATTGTCCAGTCGGCACTTTCGATTTTGGAGAATATTGTCCAGAACAGCAGCAACTTTGCGCTAGTTGAGAAGGACGTGACGCTGGAGGTGCTGCTGAAGCTGCTGCAGGACGCTCCGTCGCACAACACGATCGCGCTGATCAACGCTCTCTTCATCAAGGCGGACAATGCCAAACGGCAGAACATTGCGGCCACTTTCAGCTGCAAACAGTATCGCTCCATCATCAACAGTGTCATCACGACCAACACCGGAGCGGAAATCTCCCACCAGCTGTACGTGCTGCAGACGCTGACTCTGGGTCTGCTGGAGCAACGTATGAAGACTCCGATCGATGCCCAAGATCCGGATGGCCAGGAAAAGATCAAGGAACTTCGTCGAATCGCGTTCGAAGCGGAAGGCATCGACCCGATTCCGGACGTGACGGCGCGTCGTGCCCACGGCAGCTCGTACTCGACCTATTACAAGAAGTTGGGCTTCAAATGTGACATCAATCCGGCGCAGGACTTCCTGGAGACTCCGCCTGGTGTTCTCGCGCTAGACTGTATGGTTTACTTTGCCCGTAATTACACCCAAAGCTACACCAAAGTGGTTCACGAAAACAGCTGCCGCGCCGACGAGCACGAGTGTCCCTTTGGCCGGACCAGCATCGAACTGGTCAAAGTCCTGTGCGACATCCTGCGCATCGGTGAATCCCCCTCCGAGCACGGCCAGGAGTTTCACCCGATGTTCTTCACCCACGATCACCCGTTCGAAGAGTTCTTTTGCATCTGCATCGTCGTGCTGAACAAAAGCTGGAAGGACATGCGTGCCACGACCGAAGACTTTGTCAAGGTGTTCAGCGTGGTCCGCGAGCAAATCACGCGCAGCATCACCGGACGACCCGCTTCCCTCGAGGACTTCCGCAACAAGATCAACACCTTCACCTACAACACCATCACCCAACTGCGCCAACAGGAACGAACCTCCCGTGAAGAGTGCGAATCAACCGCGTCGGCCATCGTCTCGCTCAAGGAAAAAATCACCCCGGAAATCATGTCCCTCATCAAGGAGCAACGCCTCGGCTATCTCGTCGTCGGAACGCGCTTCTCCAAGTACAACGGAGGAAAGCGCGAACGGGACAAGTACTGGTACGCCCGACTCTCCCCCAACCTCAAAGTCATCCACTACGGCGATTGCGACGAAAAGAACGTCCCCACCCTCGAGGAACTCAACAGCAAACTCCCCGTCATCGACATCCGCCAAATGCTCGTCGGAAAGGAGTGCCCTCACATGAAGGAAATGCGTGCCAAAAAGTCAACCTTCCCGCTTGGATTCTCCCTCGTCACCGAGTCCAGCGACCAGCAAACGCTCGACTTTGTCGCCCCCGACGAAACCACGTTCAACTACTGGACCGACGGAATCAACGCCCTGCTGGGAGCGGCCATGGTCAGCAAGCAAAAGGACGACGACTTCGAGACGCTGCTGTCGATGGAGATCAAGCTGCGCCTGCTGGACACGGAAGGGGTGGACATCTCGAAGGATCCGCCGCCGATTCCGCCAGAGCCGGACAATTACGACTTCTGCTTCGACAGCTAA
- the LOC6035775 gene encoding phosphatidylinositol-glycan biosynthesis class X protein: MRHLLVVALVATFCRQAVGLSAFLYMSVHHSGFHRDIHYNLKFGGVGRMSCELLLIQQFPAAIYVDTDQLTNMKKFKKINSYVPLYVDVEKPASKSSPFSVYLFETVRREVNITLPIHFRYHDPSERKFERIQIESPSLHLQCNRGVNGKAQPLKGTETHRFPCASSAQIYDYDKLDRAEHCDWQEVEFSNVPTVISVLIPVGNSASYRFVLPATILVSWIGSIYLIYIIVKSGKRVNKKLL, translated from the exons ATGAGGCATCTGCTGGTAGTCGCACTCGTCGCAACATTTTGTAGACAAGCGGTAGGCCTCAGTGCGTTTCTTTACATGAGTGTTCACCATTCGGGGTTTCACAG GGACATTCActacaatttaaagtttggagGAGTGGGCAGGATGTCCTGCGAGCTGCTTTTGATTCAGCAATTTCCGGCCGCGATATACGTGGACACCGACCAGCTGACCAAcatgaaaaagttcaaaaag ATCAACAGCTACGTTCCGCTCTACGTGGATGTGGAGAAACCGGCCAGCAAATCGAGCCCCTTTTCCGTGTACCTCTTCGAGACCGTCCGCCGGGAGGTGAACATCACGCTGCCGATCCACTTCCGCTATCACGATCCGTCCGAGAGGAA ATTCGAGCGCATCCAAATCGAGAGCCCCTCTCTGCATCTGCAGTGCAACCGCGGCGTCAACGGGAAGGCCCAACCACTGAAGGGGACGGAAACGCACCGGTTTCCGTGTGCCAGCAGTGCCCAGATCTACGACTACGACAAGCTGGACCGGGCCGAGCACTGCGACTGGCAGGAGGTGGAGTTTAGC AACGTCCCCACGGTCATCAGCGTGCTCATCCCGGTGGGTAACAGCGCCTCGTACCGGTTCGTGCTGCCGGCCACCATCCTGGTCAGCTGGATCGGCAGCATCTATTTGATCTACATTATCGTTAAGTCAGGTAAGCGCGTCAACAAGAAACTTTTGTAA
- the LOC6035776 gene encoding putative inorganic phosphate cotransporter isoform X2 — protein MFNCCGRRYNYRPIDLQLQPSGFGVRHVQTVLLFFGLTVAYALRVNLSVAIVVMVDKKAANPDFEEFDWNERTKSLILSSFFWGYVVTQIPAGQMAQRFGAKVLLLGSLGVCSTLAVLTPWFAHIGGSQLVIALRVVQGLSQGFIFPSTHTMLSKWAPVSERGTLGTYCYAGAQFGTVVMLAVSGVLAASSMGWPSIFYISGAAGCIWSVLWFFFGSNSPVEHRSISPEERNFIESSLGNQDHSKKIVTPWMAIFTSAPMIALIVAHCSHNWGFWTLLTQMPTYMKSVLGLDIKKNALLSSLPYLAMWILSFVFSPISDFLINRQYLSRVVCRKLFNSIGLWIPMCALLGLAFVPKGGTDLAIALLTVAVGINSATYLGFQVNHIDLAPNHAGTMMGITNCAANIMSIIAPLIVGEVLTDEKDPIQWRTVFYIAAAVYCVGNLVFVTLGKAEIQSWNEPRNASDSETGVPNNHNNANAVDHVD, from the exons ATGTTCAACTGTTGTGGCAGACGGTATAACTACCGTCCCATCGATCTTCAACTTCAAC CGAGTGGCTTCGGCGTGCGCCATGTCCAGACGGTTCTGCTTTTCTTCGGCCTGACGGTGGCCTACGCCTTGCGCGTAAATCTGTCCGTTGCGATCGTCGTCATGGTTGACAAGAAGGCCGCCAATCCGGACTTTGAGGAGTTCGATTGGAACGAAAGAACAAAGTCGCTCATCCTGAGCAGCTTCTTCTGGGGCTACGTCGTGACGCAGATTCCGGCCGGGCAGATGGCCCAACGCTTCGGAGCGAAGGTGCTGCTGTTGGGTTCGCTCGGGGTTTGCTCGACGTTGGCCGTTTTGACGCCCTGGTTCGCGCATATTGGCGGAAGTCAGCTGGTGATTGCGTTGCGAGTGGTTCAAGGGTTGAGCCAGGGATTCATCTTCCCGTCGACGCATACGATGCTCTCCAAGTGGGCACCGGTGAGTGAACGGGGGACGCTCGGGACGTATTGCTACGCTGGAGCGCAGTTCGGAACAGTGGTCATGTTGGCAGTTAGTGGAGTTCTGGCCGCATCGTCCATGGGTTGGCCCAGCATCTTTTACATCTCTGGTGCGGCCGGATGCATCTGGTCGGTGCTGTGGTTCTTCTTTGGCAGTAACTCCCCGGTGGAACACCGCAGCATCTCCCCAGAGGAGAGAAACTTTATCGAGAGTTCGCTCGGCAATCAGGATCACAGCAAGAAGATTGTAACGCCCTGGATGGCGATATTCACATCGGCTCCGATGATTGCACTGATCGTCGCTCACTGCAGTCACAACTGGGGCTTCTGGACTTTGCTCACGCAGATGCCAACCTACATGAAAAGCGTTCTCGGActagacattaaaaaaaatgcactgctGTCTAGTTTGCCCTATTTGGCCATGTGGATCCTCAGCTTCGTGTTCAGTCCAATCTCGGATTTCCTGATCAACCGACAGTACCTCTCGCGGGTCGTCTGTCGGAAGCTGTTCAACTCGATCGGTTTGTGGATTCCGATGTGTGCCCTGCTGGGACTGGCGTTCGTGCCCAAGGGAGGAACCGATTTGGCCATCGCTTTGCTAACCGTTGCCGTCGGCATCAATTCGGCTACGTACTTGGGCTTCCAGGTCAACCACATCGATTTGGCGCCGAATCACGCCGGAACCATGATGGGTATCACGAATTGTGCGGCGAATATTATGAGCATCATTGCACCGCTCATCGTGGGTGAGGTGTTGACCGATGAG AAGGATCCCATTCAGTGGCGAACCGTGTTCTACATTGCGGCGGCCGTTTACTGTGTCGGTAATTTGGTGTTCGTCACGCTGGGCAAGGCGGAAATTCAGTCCTGGAACGAACCCCGGAATG CGTCCGACTCCGAGACCGGGGTGCCAAACAACCACAACAATGCCAACGCCGTGGACCACGTGGATTAG
- the LOC6035776 gene encoding putative inorganic phosphate cotransporter isoform X1 — MEDDNPKAHEKAMEMNGVGKDAVAATANEKLKNVDQEEGVRAPSGFGVRHVQTVLLFFGLTVAYALRVNLSVAIVVMVDKKAANPDFEEFDWNERTKSLILSSFFWGYVVTQIPAGQMAQRFGAKVLLLGSLGVCSTLAVLTPWFAHIGGSQLVIALRVVQGLSQGFIFPSTHTMLSKWAPVSERGTLGTYCYAGAQFGTVVMLAVSGVLAASSMGWPSIFYISGAAGCIWSVLWFFFGSNSPVEHRSISPEERNFIESSLGNQDHSKKIVTPWMAIFTSAPMIALIVAHCSHNWGFWTLLTQMPTYMKSVLGLDIKKNALLSSLPYLAMWILSFVFSPISDFLINRQYLSRVVCRKLFNSIGLWIPMCALLGLAFVPKGGTDLAIALLTVAVGINSATYLGFQVNHIDLAPNHAGTMMGITNCAANIMSIIAPLIVGEVLTDEKDPIQWRTVFYIAAAVYCVGNLVFVTLGKAEIQSWNEPRNASDSETGVPNNHNNANAVDHVD, encoded by the exons CGAGTGGCTTCGGCGTGCGCCATGTCCAGACGGTTCTGCTTTTCTTCGGCCTGACGGTGGCCTACGCCTTGCGCGTAAATCTGTCCGTTGCGATCGTCGTCATGGTTGACAAGAAGGCCGCCAATCCGGACTTTGAGGAGTTCGATTGGAACGAAAGAACAAAGTCGCTCATCCTGAGCAGCTTCTTCTGGGGCTACGTCGTGACGCAGATTCCGGCCGGGCAGATGGCCCAACGCTTCGGAGCGAAGGTGCTGCTGTTGGGTTCGCTCGGGGTTTGCTCGACGTTGGCCGTTTTGACGCCCTGGTTCGCGCATATTGGCGGAAGTCAGCTGGTGATTGCGTTGCGAGTGGTTCAAGGGTTGAGCCAGGGATTCATCTTCCCGTCGACGCATACGATGCTCTCCAAGTGGGCACCGGTGAGTGAACGGGGGACGCTCGGGACGTATTGCTACGCTGGAGCGCAGTTCGGAACAGTGGTCATGTTGGCAGTTAGTGGAGTTCTGGCCGCATCGTCCATGGGTTGGCCCAGCATCTTTTACATCTCTGGTGCGGCCGGATGCATCTGGTCGGTGCTGTGGTTCTTCTTTGGCAGTAACTCCCCGGTGGAACACCGCAGCATCTCCCCAGAGGAGAGAAACTTTATCGAGAGTTCGCTCGGCAATCAGGATCACAGCAAGAAGATTGTAACGCCCTGGATGGCGATATTCACATCGGCTCCGATGATTGCACTGATCGTCGCTCACTGCAGTCACAACTGGGGCTTCTGGACTTTGCTCACGCAGATGCCAACCTACATGAAAAGCGTTCTCGGActagacattaaaaaaaatgcactgctGTCTAGTTTGCCCTATTTGGCCATGTGGATCCTCAGCTTCGTGTTCAGTCCAATCTCGGATTTCCTGATCAACCGACAGTACCTCTCGCGGGTCGTCTGTCGGAAGCTGTTCAACTCGATCGGTTTGTGGATTCCGATGTGTGCCCTGCTGGGACTGGCGTTCGTGCCCAAGGGAGGAACCGATTTGGCCATCGCTTTGCTAACCGTTGCCGTCGGCATCAATTCGGCTACGTACTTGGGCTTCCAGGTCAACCACATCGATTTGGCGCCGAATCACGCCGGAACCATGATGGGTATCACGAATTGTGCGGCGAATATTATGAGCATCATTGCACCGCTCATCGTGGGTGAGGTGTTGACCGATGAG AAGGATCCCATTCAGTGGCGAACCGTGTTCTACATTGCGGCGGCCGTTTACTGTGTCGGTAATTTGGTGTTCGTCACGCTGGGCAAGGCGGAAATTCAGTCCTGGAACGAACCCCGGAATG CGTCCGACTCCGAGACCGGGGTGCCAAACAACCACAACAATGCCAACGCCGTGGACCACGTGGATTAG